DNA sequence from the Massilibacterium senegalense genome:
CGAATCGCTGTTACTTCAAGACCAGTTGCTTGAAGTGCACGAATCGCAGCCTCACGACCTCCACCAGGACCTTTAACTGTTACTTCTACAGTTTTCATTCCGTTTTCCATTGCTGTTTTTGCAGTTGTTTCTGCAGCCATTTGTGCAGCGAATGGAGTAGCTTTACGAGAACCTTTGAAGCCTAGTGCACCAGCACTTGACCAAGAAATAACGTTACCATGTACGTCTGAAATTGTTACAATCGTGTTGTTAAATGTTGAACGAATATGGGCAATACCAGATTCGATATTTTTTTTCACGCGACGTTTACGTGAAACTGTTTTACGCTTTGCCATAGTTTAAAGAACCTCCTTCTTTCATTATTTTTTCTTGTTCGCAATAGTACGACGAGGACCTTTACGTGTGCGAGCATTGTTTTTCGTATTTTGACCACGAACTGGTAAACCACGACGGTGGCGGATACCACGGTAACTTCCAATTTCCATTAAACGTTTGACGTTTAAAGAAATTTCACGACGTAAGTCACCTTCTACTTTGTATGCGTCAATAATTTCACGAATTTTGTTTAATTCTTCTTCTGTTAAGTCACGAACGCGAGTGTCCTCAGAAACGCCAGCTTTCGCTAAAATTTCTTGTGAAGTCGGACGTCCGATTCCATAAATGTATGTTAAAGAAATCACTACACGTTTATCACGTGGAATGTCTACACCTGCAATACGAGCCATAAGTAGTGCACCTCCTTATTTCTTAGCCTTGTCTTTGTTTATGCTTAGGATTTTCGCAAATGATCATTACTTTTCCTTTACGACGAATTACTTTACATTTTTCACAAATCGGTTTAACCGATGGTTTAACCTTCATTTTTCCTAACCTCCTTAAAATGTACGGAGTATTGTTTTATTTATAGCGATACGTAATACGACCGCGTGATAAGTCATACGGAGACAATTCTACAGTTACTTTATCGCCAGGTAAAATGCGAATAAAGTGCATGCGAATTTTACCTGATACATGAGCTAAAACGACGTGGCCATTTTCTAGCTCTACTTTAAACATTGCATTTGGTAAAGTGTCAATGACGGTGCCCTCTAGTTCAATTACATCTTCTTTCGCCAAAGATTTGCTCTCCCTTCTTACATTCATTTAAAATCTGACGCTTATCATTACCCTATTACAGCCGCTTGTAACCACCCGAAGGTGAGTTTTATGCAACGCGAGCTGGGAGCTGTATTCCTAAAACATCTGATAACCCGATCATGAATTAGGGACACTAACATATAAGCGCCATTTCCTGCAAATCGTTACTGCCTTTGTTCTACATTGTAGCCGAATTTTCCTTGACAAAAACACGATTGTTCTCAAAAAAACATTATATCTTTTTCGGCATAAAATTACACCTTTTTTCTTTTGTTTTTTTGGGCAGGTCATTTGCTTTGAATGGATTTTGTCATTCTTTTCATTCAAAAACCAACTTGATTATTCGCCAAGTAGACGATAAACATCTTCTGTTACAGTTTGAATGTCTTGGTTCCCATTAATGGCACGAAGGTATCCTTTTTCTTGATAAAAATCAAGTAAAGGTTGTTGTTGAGAAGCATTCACTTCTAACCGTTTCGCT
Encoded proteins:
- the rpsK gene encoding 30S ribosomal protein S11 — protein: MAKRKTVSRKRRVKKNIESGIAHIRSTFNNTIVTISDVHGNVISWSSAGALGFKGSRKATPFAAQMAAETTAKTAMENGMKTVEVTVKGPGGGREAAIRALQATGLEVTAIRDVTPVPHNGCRPPKRRRV
- the rpsM gene encoding 30S ribosomal protein S13 codes for the protein MARIAGVDIPRDKRVVISLTYIYGIGRPTSQEILAKAGVSEDTRVRDLTEEELNKIREIIDAYKVEGDLRREISLNVKRLMEIGSYRGIRHRRGLPVRGQNTKNNARTRKGPRRTIANKKK
- the rpmJ gene encoding 50S ribosomal protein L36; the protein is MKVKPSVKPICEKCKVIRRKGKVMIICENPKHKQRQG
- the infA gene encoding translation initiation factor IF-1; protein product: MAKEDVIELEGTVIDTLPNAMFKVELENGHVVLAHVSGKIRMHFIRILPGDKVTVELSPYDLSRGRITYRYK